One region of Desulforamulus hydrothermalis Lam5 = DSM 18033 genomic DNA includes:
- the efp gene encoding elongation factor P, which produces MISTSDFRTGLTVEVDNDVYQIIEFQHVKPGKGAAFVRTKMKNMRTGAVIERTFNPNEKLAPARIERQEVQYLYNDGENYNVMNMETFDQFTISKADMGDAVKWLKENMTLTVASYNGQIIGVDLPNVVELEVVETAPGIKGDTASGGGKPATLETGAVITVPFFVNVGDVLQVDTRTGSYVKRV; this is translated from the coding sequence TTGATTTCCACCAGTGATTTCAGAACCGGTTTAACGGTCGAGGTTGATAACGATGTCTATCAAATTATTGAATTCCAGCATGTTAAACCCGGTAAAGGCGCTGCTTTTGTGCGCACCAAAATGAAAAACATGCGTACCGGAGCGGTAATTGAAAGAACCTTTAACCCCAACGAAAAATTAGCCCCGGCCAGAATTGAACGCCAGGAAGTGCAGTACCTCTATAATGACGGCGAAAACTACAATGTAATGAATATGGAAACCTTTGACCAGTTTACCATTTCCAAAGCAGATATGGGCGATGCCGTTAAATGGCTGAAGGAAAACATGACCCTCACGGTGGCCAGCTACAACGGGCAAATCATCGGTGTCGACCTGCCCAACGTAGTGGAACTGGAGGTAGTGGAAACCGCCCCCGGCATTAAAGGTGATACTGCTTCCGGCGGCGGCAAGCCGGCTACCTTGGAAACAGGCGCGGTGATCACCGTACCGTTCTTTGTTAACGTGGGCGATGTGCTGCAGGTGGATACCCGCACCGGCAGCTATGTCAAAAGGGTATAA
- a CDS encoding CD1247 N-terminal domain-containing protein, whose amino-acid sequence MDSLKSKVAYLQGLADGMDLPAESKEGRLLNGIIDVLEDFADHLEGLAEAQEQLEDYVETIDEDLYTLEEDLTQSQDDDYVEVDCPGCGETVMFDAGILEDDDVVEVTCPNCDEVVFVNDDTYASADEAELLEGREANGNGKQRRE is encoded by the coding sequence ATGGACAGTTTAAAGTCAAAGGTGGCTTATTTGCAGGGGTTGGCAGACGGTATGGACTTACCGGCGGAAAGCAAAGAAGGTCGTTTGTTAAACGGCATTATTGATGTCTTGGAGGATTTCGCTGACCATCTGGAGGGTTTGGCAGAGGCCCAGGAACAGCTGGAGGACTATGTGGAGACCATTGATGAGGATCTTTACACGCTGGAGGAGGATTTAACCCAGAGCCAGGATGACGATTATGTGGAAGTTGATTGTCCCGGCTGCGGTGAAACCGTCATGTTCGATGCGGGTATTCTGGAAGACGATGATGTCGTTGAAGTCACCTGCCCCAACTGTGATGAAGTAGTGTTTGTTAACGACGACACCTATGCCAGCGCTGATGAAGCTGAACTGCTGGAGGGCCGGGAGGCAAACGGCAACGGCAAACAGCGGCGGGAATAA